A portion of the Mustela erminea isolate mMusErm1 chromosome 19, mMusErm1.Pri, whole genome shotgun sequence genome contains these proteins:
- the LOC116578726 gene encoding proline-rich protein 2-like: MEARPQGSLVIARASRSQGLPARDWGVPVPSSLRPRSPDPQPLLPQIQKSRPPAPPPSDLGVQTPNPLLPHTQESGPQSLLPQTHESRPLAPSFFRPGVQGSQLLFPPSISSQPSLRFLGGGGCWFPSQLLPGPHLSPLLLCPSFLYLDPMTFYLHISPSGGPPLWGGKGPPGPGSGDMSCLSPRPPCFGVRRSAAAGLVRGQANPPPSDTFIETAGPPGCGNPQAQPRGLGADRRQLRPLQGHEGISPELPEPGIPAWLWAHRICQQPSPSTWPHPTPPASLQGHCLPQLPKPPRWAPPSHPSHCIQGKTVLGLLYPKSQPAPSLSSRDLTLPIPCSKLSMAAANPQDRGQGPQLVSQVPQVWLCHHAHRRLAPRLLSQL, encoded by the exons ATGGAAGCCCGCCCCCAAGGGAGTCTGGTCATAGCAAGGGCAAGCAGGAGCCAAGGCTTGCCTGCCAGGGACTGGGGTGTCCCggtcccctcctccctcagacccaggagtccagacccccagcccctcctccctcagattCAGAAATCCAGgccaccagcccctcctccctcagacctaGGAGTCCagacccccaaccccctcctccctcatACCCAAGAGTCAGGCCCCCAG tccctcctccctcagacccacgAGTCCAGGCCCCTGGCCCCCTCCTTTTTCAGACCAGGAGTCCAAGGATCCCAGCTCCTCTTCCCTCCAAGCATCAGCTCCCAACCTTCCCTAAGgttcctggggggcgggggctgctggTTTCCTTCCCAACTCCTGCCAggcccccatctctctcctctcctgctttgtCCCTCATTTCTCTACCTTGACCCCATGACCTTCTATCTCCACATCTCTCCATCCGGGGGGCCACCCCTGTGGGGAGGTAAGGGCCCTCCTGGCCCAGGCAGTGGAGACATGTCCTGCCTGTCCCCCAGGCCTCCGTGCTTTGGAGTCAGACGCAGTGCTGCCGCAGGGCTGGTCCGGGGCCaagccaaccccccaccctctgaCACCTTCATAGAGACTGCTGGACCTCCAGGCTGTGGTAACCCCCAGGCTCAGCCTCGGGGTCTGGGGGCAGACCGCAGGCAGCTCAGGCCTCTACAAGGTCATGAGGGGATTAGCCCTGAGCTGCCTGAGCCTGGGATCCCAGCTTGGCTCTGGGCCCACAGGATCTGTCAGCAGCCCTCTCCCAGCACCTggcctcaccccacccctcctgccaGCCTCCAGGGACACTGTCTTCCCCAGCTGCCCAAGCCCCCCAGATGggcacctccctcccacccctcacacTGCATCCAGGGCAAGACAGTCCTGGGGCTTCTGTACCCCAAATCCCAGCCAGCTCCTAGTCTGTCCTCCAGAGACCTGACCTTGCCCATCCCTTGTTCAAAGCTGTCCATGGCTGCTGCCAACCCCCAAGACAGAGGCCAGGGCCCACAGCTCGTCAGTCAGGTCCCCCAGGTCTGGCTGTGTCACCATGCACATAGGAGGCTGGCTCCCAGGCTCTTGTCCCAGCTGTGA